The following proteins are co-located in the Pectinophora gossypiella chromosome 7, ilPecGoss1.1, whole genome shotgun sequence genome:
- the LOC126368496 gene encoding uncharacterized protein LOC126368496, producing the protein MFLLDFVNGKSIKKKNVRNNNFGVCFLVIKMEEDIAKCHFIPMSTMKRVLNLLENQTTEPNRRCKRNLLELQSQSKVSNAINRKKWRTQYKLALGRAVYSHDWDKLLFLLKKSPPWEHDIKLDFDFYIRALTILLMNHPSARAQGLLNDYLHMVLSCRSDEDKKAVLKVVLSLPKKIVCMNKH; encoded by the exons atgtttttgCTTGATTTTGTGAATGGgaagtcaataaaaaaaaagaacgttagaaataataattttggtgtgTGCTTTCTCGTTATAAAAATGGAAGAGGATATAGCAAAATGTCACTTTATACCTATGAGTACAATG AAAAGAGTACTAAACCTGCTAGAAAACCAAACAACAGAGCCAAATAGACGCTGTAAACGAAACCTCCTTGAGTTGCAATCACAGAGTAAAGTATCTAATGCCATAAACAGAAAGAAATGGAGGACACAGTACAAGCTAGCTCTAGGTAGAGCAGTGTACTCACATGATTGGGATAAACTCCTGTTCCTGTTGAAGAAATCACCTCCATGGGAACATGACATTAAATTGgattttgatttttatataagG gCATTGACAATACTTCTGATGAACCATCCAAGTGCTAGAGCCCAAGGATTGCTTAATGATTACCTTCACATGGTTCTATCATGTCGGTCTGATGAGGATAAGAAGGCGGTTCTAAAAGTAGTTCTCTCGTTGCCCAAGAAAATAGTGTGTATGAATAAACACTGA
- the LOC126368389 gene encoding DNA-dependent metalloprotease dvc-1: protein MNLGDPELELIDPTPNIHSLFIQFDNLFFWTKLASRAVVRWSKRMYSCAGVCSYEGRGGLCDIALSEPLLKLRPRKDLVQTLLHEMIHAFLFVTCRDQDRDGHGPNFKAHMYRINQRAGLNISIYHDFHDEVMLYQTHWWRCDGPCTSRRPHFGIVRKTVNRAPGPSDSWWECHRRSCGGTFIKIKEPEKQGKPAKKIAPPKPKEDITKYIKTQKTTNNNIPAKPVLKDSNNIPVKTKSNGASTVVITKKGPIFNPQVINKPPDLFSGKGHLVDGGRQRSNSVGVLEQVRNVWANKVLPESPTAILNNKQNVIKSKPLNTTVNINNFSKANKHKADSPINSPPTKIKKIDDYFKNTASTVLKDLYGKDFQVTQPENCQKLVAVAKPHTEIDKKPEINLATSIKVNVVDCPVCNSKISSNEINRHLDECLNKEVIETLTKDNQIQTPVPTSTSKEDKKHLKEIVGVLPTIPTFKGKSEDVFNPPFQDLEMVQNEYKKEIIKLEKEIKKEFEENDFDSNDVNKVKEIVQKINHDKHIRQFGIYDVPKEERPNNVDFGFLPSFLDDVACEIKTPKVKIEPGTSRDGNAEKNDQKCACCGNKVNKPIEEHLDECLAFFGNNTTIPEEGASTSFANETIVIDDDDDIFDETLTMNATGTKTPCPCCLKMVEEADMNAHLDHCLS, encoded by the exons ATGAACTTAGGTGATCCTGAGTTGGAGCTTATCGATCCAACACCGAACATTCATAGTCTTTTTATACAGTTTGATAATTTGTTTTTCTGGACGAAACTGGCGAGTCGAGCAGTTGTGAGATGGAGCAAGAGGATGTATTCATGTGCTGGTGTATGCTC TTACGAAGGTAGAGGAGGCCTCTGCGACATAGCTCTGAGCGAGCCTCTACTCAAACTTCGACCTCGCAAAGATCTGGTTCAGACACTACTTCATGAGATGATTCATGCCTTCCTCTTTGTTACCTGCCGTGACCAAGACAGAGATGGTCATGGACCCAACTTCAAGGCCCATATGTATCGGATTAATCAAAGAGCTGGACTCAACATTAGCATTTACCATGACTTTCATGATGAG GTGATGCTTTATCAAACACATTGGTGGAGATGTGATGGTCCTTGTACATCCAGAAGGCCACATTTTGGCATAGTTCGGAAGACAGTAAACAGGGCACCAGGCCCATCAGACAGCTGGTGGGAGTGCCACAGAAGAAGTTGTGGTGGCACATTCATCAAAATCAAAGAACCAGAAAAACAAGGAAAGCCAGCTAAGAAAATTGCACCGCCTAAACCAAAGGAAGACATTACTAAGTACATTAAGACACAAAAAACAACCAACAATAACATACCTGCAAAACCTGTACTGAAAGATAGTAACAACATCCCAGTTAAAACTAAGAGCAATGGTGCAAGTACAGTCGTAATAACTAAAAAGGGTCCAATATTCAATCCCCAAGTCATCAATAAACCACCTGATTTGTTTAGTGGTAAGGGTCACTTGGTGGATGGAGGTCGACAAAGGTCTAATTCAGTTGGCGTACTTGAACAAGTAAGAAACGTTTGGGCAAATAAAGTATTGCCTGAGAGTCCGACGGCAATTCTTAATAATAagcaaaatgttattaaaagtaAACCACTGAATACTACTGttaatataaacaatttttcaaAGGCAAATAAACATAAAGCAGATTCTCCTATTAATAGCCCTccaacaaaaataaagaaaattgacGACTATTTCAAAAACACAGCATCAACAGTACTTAAGGATTTATATGGAAAAGATTTTCAAGTGACACAACCAGAAAACTGTCAAAAATTAGTTGCAGTGGCCAAACCACATACTGAAATAGATAAAAAGCCAGAGATCAATTTGGCAACCTCTATAAAAGTTAATGTAGTAGATTGTCCAGTTTGTAATAGCAAAATTAGCAGCAATGAAATAAATAGGCATTTAGACGAATGTTTGAATAAAGAAGTGATAGAAACACTCACCAAAGATAATCAAATACAAACACCTGTACCTACCTCTACCTCAAAAGAAGATAAAAAGCATTTAAAAGAAATTGTTGGTGTCTTACCAACCATACCTACTTTTAAAGGGAAAAGTGAAGACGTATTTAACCCTCCTTTCCAAGATTTAGAAATGGTACAAAatgaatacaaaaaagaaattataaaactagagaaagaaataaaaaaggaatttgaagaaaatgattttgattcGAATGACGTGAATAAAGTTAAAGAAATTGTACAGAAGATCAATCATGATAAACACATAAGGCAATTTGGAATTTACGATGTTCCAAAAGAAGAGAGGCCTAATAATGTTGATTTTGGATTTTTACCTTCCTTCTTAGATGATGTTGCATGTGAAATTAAAACTCCTAAAGTTAAAATAGAGCCTGGTACAAGTAGAGACGGAAATGCAGAAAAAAATGACCAGAAATGTGCTTGTTGTGGTAATAAAGTGAATAAACCAATTGAAGAGCATTTAGATGAGTGCTTGGCTTTCTTTGGAAATAATACTACGATACCAGAAGAAGGCGCGTCAACAAGTTTTGCTAATGAGACTATAGTAatagatgatgacgatgatatttTTGATGAGACATTGACGATGAACGCTACTGGCACTAAAACGCCATGTCCATGCTGCCTCAAGATGGTTGAGGAAGCTGATATGAATGCTCATTTAGACCATTGCTTGAGCTGA